Proteins encoded in a region of the Salmo trutta chromosome 34, fSalTru1.1, whole genome shotgun sequence genome:
- the LOC115173467 gene encoding C-type lectin domain family 4 member E has product MSEGIVYADVKFKKQQRTEGKDATASTANDTTHTEISISRTGRNQPSINPNAGDPDSQEGSKVKPSGCDPVRVVLVTLCVLLMGAVIGLGVLFLKHNQELIEQRTCCTITEDKRPLCAHDWMCQGKNCYYFSNDTLTWVESRDKCVSMGGQLVIIDSQDEQKFLDKKVGAIMSNGEDKFWIGLTDQKEEGKWLWVDDTPLDSKYSFWFVAKNGKKEPDDWQGDNKVGKNPDGEDCARMGEKAGTDNGKSWFDVNCGWSHRRICEKKLF; this is encoded by the exons ATGTCTGAAGGAATAGTCTACGCTGATGTAAAGTTCAAAAAGCAACAAAGAACTGAAGGAAAAGATG CAACAGCATCCACAGCGAATGATACCACACACACTGAAATCTCAATTTCCAGAACCGGACGCAACCAGCCATCTATCAACCCTaatg cTGGTGACCCAGATTCTCAGgaggggtcaaaggtcaaacCAAGTGGATGTGACCCTGTCAGAGTTGTTCTGGTGACTCTCTGTGTTCTTCTGATGGGTGCTGTCATTGGACTTGGGGTTCTCT TTTTGAAACATAATCAAGAATTGATTGAGCAGAGAACTTGCTGTACAATCACAG AGGATAAGCGTCCATTATGTGCTCATGATTGGATGTGTCAGGGGAAAAACTGCTATTATTTTTCCAATGATACTCTGACCTGGGTTGAGAGTCGCGATAAATGTGTCTCCATGGGAGGACAGCTGGTCATCATAGACAGCCAGGATGAGCAG AAATTCTTAGATAAGAAAGTTGGTGCAATAATGAGTAATGGTGAAGACAAGTTCTGGATCGGACTGACAGACCAAAAAGAAGAGGGAAAGTGGTTATGGGTGGACGACACACCTCTAGATTCAAAATACAG CTTCTGGTTTGTTGCCAAAAATGGCAAGAAAGAGCCTGATGACTGGCAAGGAGACAACAAGGTGGGAAAAAATCCAGACGGTGAGGACTGTGCTAGAATGGGAGAAAAAGCTGGTACTGATAATGGCAAGAGTTGGTTTGATGTCAATTGTGGTTGGTCTCACAGAAGAATATGTGAGAAAAAGTTATTCTGA